From the Clostridia bacterium genome, the window CACTGGCACCTACAGTATCAAATGGTGAAAATGGCTCATCTCTGATAAGCTCCTGAATATACCCTGAATCAAGGACAGCATCAATTTCTATTTTTTTAAGGCGATTTTCCAGTTCATTCAATATACTTTCGTGTGCCAATCCTTCTATAAAACAAATACATATTTTTGTTCGCGTTCTTTCTCCGATTTCACTAAACTTAAATTTCAAGTCAGGATTATTAATTTTTCGTCTGACTAATGACAGGTTAGTGGTTATGGATTCTGTAAATCCTTCTCTTGGGCCACGAACAACCTTTGCTGACTCTGGCTCGCTAATGGACCTTGTTTGCCAGCCTTTTAAACTAATAATGAGAGCTCTTTCATAACCTTCCAGTAAGAATATTGTTTCCCCATTAATTATAGAATTTACAATTTTGCTTATGTCTTCTGATGTCTTAATATTGTTAGCTGCAAGTACCTTATACTGTAATTCCTCTAAGAGATTGTTTCTGGTGATTCCTTCACATAAGTTATTGCCTAAAATTGGCTGGATAATATTTTCATTGAGTAGTTCAGTATTAACCATTCCATCAAAGTATAGGATGCAGCAGTTTGCATCAGACAAATATTTGTTCTGAAATCTTCTCGTAATTAACATCTCATCGCCTGAGAACATATTCTCAAGCAATGAGATATTTTCTTCGATTGACTTTGCTAATGATTTCTTAGCGAATATTTTACTGTGGGGGCTCATTTCCAGCTTTTTGTTAGCATTAGTAAGTTTTTTTCTGAACACGTTCTATCATCCTCAGTCGTTGTTTGTCATTTAAGTAAATAATATATGTATTATTTTTTGCCGAAGAAGTTGATTTGTTTTTTCTTATAAATAATGTGTAATCACCTAATTAATAGTATTGCCAAAACTCAATGTAGTTAAAACCTTCAGCAAGTTCAATTATCTCATATAATAAAAAGGACTTTATGGTGAAATTTGTTATTATAGATCAGAGTTGGTAAATCGGTTGACATATAAAGTATATTTTGGTAAAATGCTGACATATAATGCAGAGTTTTGCTGTAATAGCTTGCATCTATTCGAAATGTTTATTACTATTCATAATGCTTAATGTTGTATCCTAATTATGTTGGAGTCACTTAGCTGTAAAGAATTTCAAACAATTAGTATTTGGCATAATCTTGCAAAATGATTCACTGGATGGAAAATTATTTCTAATACGCAGTCAATATTCCAAAATTAATAAATGTAACAATAAAACAGATTAGCACTTAAAGCATGACAGGCACTTGTTGGTTGTTAATCGTTGGAGGGGCACGTTAACCGCTGATGAGGAATATACAGTAAATGTTATGGTTGCTTATCGATTGAGGTAAGTGAAAGGGCGAAGCTATGTAAAATGTTATGATTAAATTGTGAGGTATTAGAGATGTATTGGTATATACTCCATGTGCAAACAGGAAGGGAATATAATGTGGAGGAGTTGTTAAGGAAGCGACTGGATTCTAATATTTTTATGCCGTTTATACCATTACAAGAGAGCCTTTTCAAGATAGCCGGTACAGTAAAGAAAGAACTAAAACCATTATTTCCGGGGTATGTGTTTGTTGAATCTGAGTTATCCGAACAAGAATTTATGAAAAGGACAAGCAACTTAATTTATGCTACGCATATCATAATCAGGCTATTGAGGTATTCAGATACGGAAATTGCGTTGAGGGAATGTGAAAGGCAGATGCTACTATGCTTGAGCAATGACAAATATTGTATTGAACCATCGAGTGGTATTATAAAAGGCGATAAAATATATATAACTGATGGACCGCTCAGAGGGTGGGAGAGTATTGTTAAAAAAGTAAACAGGCATAAAAGACAGGCTAGCATTGAGATAGAATTTATGGGGAGTCTCCGGTTGGTTAGTGTATCGTTGGAGATTATGGATAAGGTGTAAAATGGGTATAAGTTCTGTTGTTAGTGTAAAAAGAGATTAACAATAATAAATTATCTATGATATATAATCCAACGCCAAGGGAACTGTGTATTGATGGGTGAATTAAAGCTTCAGTACGATGAAATATTGAGTATATGTTATTCATATACTGATTTTTTTTGTTTAGAGCAAGCAAAAAAGTTATAGAGTATTATTGAACATAATATAAATTTTATTATTTGTATGGGGGTTTATATGTTAAATGTATTATTCAATTATGCTAACGGCTATATCGCTGTTCCGGTGATACTAGCTTGTAAGACCCACGGCCTTTTTAAGAAATTGGATCTGGAAAAACCTGTTTTATTCACTGATCTTGTCAAGGAACTGCAGGCTAATAGCGGCTACCTACGTGTAGCGTTACATATATTGGAGTCCTTAAACTGGATACTAAGAAATGACAATGATGAATACTTGCTGACCCCCGAAGCCTATATTCACCTGGAAATTCCCGAAACTATTATAGAATTAATGTCTTTTCCAATGAAAGATTATCTCAATAAAAACCAGAAGAAATACAGGCTCAGAAAATGGATTGAATTGTCTAGCCGTGGCTGGGATACTGACAACCCAATGCTGGCAAATTTTCTTGACGGTATGCTGGTTATTCCGCTGCTGTCTGCCCTAAAAGATAATAATCTGTTAAACAGCCCGGAAAATCAGAAAATACTATTGTCTTCAGAACTAAATCCTGTTGCCCGTAAGGAGATTATTGAGTTATTTATAAATAAAGGCTGGATTTCTCAAAAAGATGGCTCTATCTGTTATACAGATGAGGGCTGTTTTATTATGGACAGAATTTTTATCACAGCCATAGAGGCTTCATACAAACCGGTGCTGAATAATATATCGAAAATCATCTTTGGAGATTGTAAAGGCGTTATTGAACAGGACCTGTCCAAAAACGGAATGCATGCAGGCTATACCTTAAATATAATAAGAAGCGCATTTCAAGATGAAAAGTACTTTTCCGATCTGGAGGAAATCATCCTATCGATATTTAACCGCAAACCCTTCACAGAACAGCCGAAATATGTAGTGGATATGGGCTGCGGGGATGGAAGGCTGCTCAAAAAAATATATGAGGTTATTAAGAATAAATCCTTACGTGGTAAAGTCCTCCATGAACACCCTGTCAAACTCATAGGAATAGATATTAACGAAAAGGCCTTGGAAGAAACGGTCCACACCCTGAAAGATATTGACCATATTGTGTTAAAAGGAGATATCGGTGAGCCTGAAAAGGTGATAGTTGATTTGAAAAATATTGGCGCCCAGGATGCGGAAAGTATCTTGTATGTAAGGTCTTTCTTGGCTCATGACCGCCGGTATATACCGCCCTCAGATGATCTGGAAGCTATTGCCCGCTCAAATACCTTCTCAAAAGCTGTGCATGTGGATGAGGATGGTAATGAGATACCTTCCTCCTTTGTGGTACAAAGCCTTGTAGAAAGTTTTAAACAGTGGGTGAAGGTTACTGGCAGGCATGGCCTTTTAATTCTGGAAGAACATTGTTTGGAACCTAAAATATTGAGGCAGTTTGTAGATAGGTGCGAAAGCTTGCACTTTGATGCTTTACACAGGCTTTCAAGGCAGCCGCTGG encodes:
- the loaP gene encoding antiterminator LoaP; this encodes MYWYILHVQTGREYNVEELLRKRLDSNIFMPFIPLQESLFKIAGTVKKELKPLFPGYVFVESELSEQEFMKRTSNLIYATHIIIRLLRYSDTEIALRECERQMLLCLSNDKYCIEPSSGIIKGDKIYITDGPLRGWESIVKKVNRHKRQASIEIEFMGSLRLVSVSLEIMDKV